In Dyadobacter sp. NIV53, a single window of DNA contains:
- a CDS encoding rhodanese-like domain-containing protein gives MQTIRNKPDVVLVDVREPWEFEEFNEGGMNIPLAEIRQNREVLNLYHTIIVICTNGVRSKVAAMDYCRVPEWNDKKILHVKGGIIEME, from the coding sequence ATGCAAACAATAAGGAATAAACCGGATGTTGTTTTGGTTGACGTACGGGAACCCTGGGAATTTGAAGAGTTTAATGAAGGTGGAATGAACATTCCTCTTGCTGAAATACGTCAGAACCGAGAAGTTTTAAATCTTTACCATACAATTATTGTAATCTGTACAAATGGTGTAAGAAGTAAAGTCGCAGCGATGGATTACTGCCGTGTTCCTGAATGGAATGACAAGAAAATACTGCATGTGAAAGGCGGGATTATTGAGATGGAGTGA
- a CDS encoding acyltransferase, producing MRATAQGHILQLDGIRFIAVALVLFDHLLVGVNIIPFGPLGVTIFFVLSGFLISRILLKSKDKTSDEPGGFKKYLRKFLIRRTIRIFPVYYLTIAILYVLNVPPVRDKLAWLALYGTNIYIAINQHWMGSVDHFWSLAVEEQVYLFFPFLIFFVARKNLITWLAIMGVISVALRFYFFYSGKEWFVSYVTMPACLDSFALGGLMAWLQLYKKEVFQKLFSKSWPVLLGLLSWMLLHYWSKTSGELYNVANVVLDRLVSSVFCFFLIGRAVMGFGGLFGMFLENPVSVYLGKISYGLYLYHNFVYNHFHSGSTHPTVRLLHKIYQYIPELQGSLAFEASLVVLLTILVSSVSWFFFEKPINALKDRYAY from the coding sequence ATGCGTGCAACAGCTCAGGGACATATTTTACAATTAGACGGAATCCGTTTTATAGCCGTAGCCCTGGTTCTATTTGATCATCTTCTGGTTGGAGTTAATATTATTCCGTTTGGCCCTCTTGGAGTTACAATATTTTTTGTACTGAGCGGATTTTTAATATCAAGAATTCTTCTGAAAAGTAAGGATAAAACGTCCGATGAACCTGGCGGTTTTAAAAAATACCTGCGTAAATTCCTTATCAGGCGTACCATACGTATATTTCCGGTTTACTATCTGACAATAGCCATATTGTATGTCTTAAACGTTCCTCCGGTTCGTGATAAACTGGCATGGCTCGCTCTATACGGTACTAATATTTACATTGCGATCAATCAGCACTGGATGGGTTCAGTAGATCATTTCTGGTCACTAGCTGTTGAAGAACAGGTATATTTATTTTTCCCTTTTCTTATATTTTTTGTAGCCCGCAAAAACCTGATTACCTGGCTTGCCATAATGGGCGTTATCAGTGTAGCACTACGGTTCTATTTCTTTTATTCCGGCAAAGAGTGGTTTGTTTCCTATGTAACAATGCCTGCGTGTCTTGATTCATTTGCATTGGGAGGGTTAATGGCCTGGCTGCAACTTTATAAAAAGGAAGTATTCCAGAAACTTTTCAGCAAGAGCTGGCCGGTACTATTAGGACTTTTATCCTGGATGCTTTTACATTACTGGTCAAAAACTTCCGGGGAGCTGTACAATGTGGCTAACGTAGTGTTAGATAGGTTAGTATCTTCTGTTTTTTGCTTCTTTCTGATCGGAAGGGCCGTCATGGGATTTGGCGGGTTATTCGGAATGTTTCTGGAAAATCCGGTTAGTGTTTACCTGGGCAAAATCAGCTATGGACTGTATCTTTATCACAACTTTGTATATAACCATTTCCATAGTGGTTCTACACATCCTACTGTTCGTTTGCTACATAAAATCTATCAGTATATACCTGAATTACAGGGATCTCTGGCATTTGAAGCAAGCCTGGTTGTTTTGCTTACTATCCTTGTTTCTTCAGTATCCTGGTTCTTTTTTGAGAAGCCGATCAACGCTCTGAAAGACAGGTATGCCTACTAA
- a CDS encoding NAD-dependent epimerase/dehydratase family protein: MLDQLPVYREKIEKLKGPIFVFGASGFIGANLFNDIFKIRKDCYALTHDATKAWRLKLLNVPFENIIHCDILSNNSVLEVFEKYKPQTIFNLAAYGAYSKQSNVNLTYETNVIGTVNLLQNCTKEMVYIHAGSSSEYGFNCTSPKETDRVEPNSHYAVSKVSAAYLLEYYARLFDLKTLNLRLYSIYGYWEEPDRLISKLIESARKKQLPSLVSPDISRDFVFIEDCVEAFIDAANHITSATSGKSYNIATGKKTTIGDLVETSRSAFNIPQEPQWGSMSNRKWDLAEWYGDPTAFENDFGWKAKTSLEDGLLKTRNWQEEVNYEEKIIPAFENPLLNPVITAIIACYKDAQAIPFMYERLVKTFNELKVRYEIIFVNDNSPDNQEEIINKICDKDPNVVGISHSRNFGSQSAFLSGMEIATGDCVVLMDGDLQDPPEIIPAFYEKWMLGNDVVYGVRVQREMKPHIHFFYKTFYKIFQSLSYIPIPRDAGDFSMIDRKVVKELVDLPETEQFLRGLRAWVGFKQTGVPYVRPERMFGVSTNNWTKNIWWAKKAIFSFSFAPLELMSYAGFGLTGLSILGIIWQILSKLFFFPDTPRGISTVIVLVTFFGGLTILGISFLGEYITKIFEETKKRPKYIRTRIRRGSKSYKTADEIRTLVKQLRK; the protein is encoded by the coding sequence ATGCTTGATCAGTTACCGGTCTACCGTGAAAAAATAGAAAAACTCAAAGGACCTATATTTGTTTTTGGCGCCAGTGGATTTATCGGCGCTAATCTTTTTAATGACATCTTCAAAATCAGGAAAGATTGCTATGCGCTGACACACGACGCAACAAAAGCATGGCGGCTTAAACTTTTAAATGTTCCTTTTGAAAATATCATTCATTGTGATATTCTTTCTAATAACTCAGTGCTTGAAGTTTTTGAGAAATATAAACCTCAGACAATTTTCAACCTGGCTGCTTATGGAGCATACAGTAAGCAAAGTAATGTAAACCTGACCTATGAAACGAATGTAATAGGAACCGTTAATTTATTACAGAACTGCACTAAAGAAATGGTATATATCCATGCCGGCAGCAGTTCTGAATATGGTTTCAACTGCACATCGCCAAAGGAAACGGACCGCGTTGAACCGAATAGCCATTATGCAGTTTCCAAGGTTTCAGCGGCTTATTTGCTGGAATATTATGCAAGGCTTTTTGATTTAAAAACACTTAATTTAAGGTTGTATTCTATTTACGGATACTGGGAAGAACCGGACAGGCTTATTTCCAAATTGATAGAAAGTGCGAGAAAAAAGCAGCTTCCTTCTCTTGTGTCTCCTGATATTAGCCGGGATTTTGTTTTCATAGAAGATTGTGTTGAAGCGTTTATTGATGCCGCCAACCACATAACCAGTGCTACCTCAGGCAAATCCTACAACATTGCAACGGGTAAAAAAACAACAATAGGTGATCTTGTTGAAACCTCACGCAGCGCATTCAATATTCCCCAGGAACCGCAATGGGGAAGCATGTCAAACCGGAAGTGGGATCTGGCGGAATGGTATGGTGACCCTACTGCATTTGAAAACGACTTTGGCTGGAAAGCGAAAACATCTCTGGAAGACGGGCTTTTAAAAACGAGGAACTGGCAGGAAGAGGTTAACTATGAGGAGAAAATAATTCCGGCATTTGAAAATCCATTATTAAATCCGGTTATCACGGCAATTATTGCGTGTTACAAGGACGCACAAGCTATTCCTTTTATGTATGAAAGGCTGGTAAAGACATTCAATGAACTGAAAGTCAGGTACGAAATTATTTTTGTTAATGATAATTCTCCTGATAATCAGGAAGAGATTATTAATAAAATATGCGACAAAGATCCGAATGTTGTAGGTATAAGCCATTCAAGAAATTTTGGTTCGCAATCAGCTTTCCTGAGCGGAATGGAAATAGCCACTGGTGATTGTGTCGTATTGATGGATGGTGATTTGCAGGATCCGCCGGAAATTATCCCTGCATTTTATGAAAAATGGATGCTGGGAAATGATGTGGTTTATGGTGTACGTGTGCAGCGGGAAATGAAGCCGCATATTCACTTTTTCTACAAAACGTTTTATAAGATTTTCCAGAGTTTGAGCTATATCCCAATTCCCCGCGACGCCGGAGATTTTTCCATGATTGACCGGAAAGTGGTGAAAGAGCTGGTTGATTTGCCCGAAACGGAACAATTTCTTCGTGGATTACGTGCATGGGTCGGGTTCAAACAAACGGGAGTTCCGTATGTAAGGCCGGAACGTATGTTTGGTGTTTCGACTAATAATTGGACTAAAAATATCTGGTGGGCGAAAAAAGCAATTTTCTCATTCAGTTTTGCACCTCTCGAATTGATGAGCTACGCAGGATTCGGGTTAACCGGCTTGTCTATTTTGGGAATTATCTGGCAAATACTGTCCAAATTATTCTTCTTCCCCGATACTCCGCGAGGAATCAGTACGGTTATAGTATTAGTAACTTTTTTTGGTGGCCTTACCATCCTTGGCATCTCATTTTTAGGAGAATACATTACCAAAATTTTTGAAGAAACTAAAAAACGGCCTAAATATATTCGGACACGAATAAGGCGTGGTTCAAAATCTTATAAAACGGCTGATGAAATACGTACTTTAGTAAAACAGCTTAGGAAATGA
- a CDS encoding transketolase family protein, whose product MRKEFSNAMEQLAVEDDSIVFITGDLGYNALENLRAKLGKRFINAGVAEQNMVGVAAGFAHKGYKVFCYSIAPFIVYRCLEQFRNDVCFNNLPVFLVGNGGGYGYGIMGSSHHAIEDIACLSGQQNANIWVPAFADEVEPVLRQITIDARPAYLRLGAGKTTPENAYPTGSFKVIHKAEHAEVTIFALGPIANNVMSALDMADDLSSKVNVITALHFPLQIEPDLFELIAKTSHLLVAEEHVSIGGLAQQLSVQLMEKGIFPRSFKSIRAEGYPNGKYGSQSYHQKLSGLDPESLLSHINQLMIPA is encoded by the coding sequence ATGAGAAAAGAATTTTCAAACGCCATGGAACAACTGGCAGTAGAAGACGACTCGATCGTTTTCATTACCGGAGACCTTGGTTATAACGCGCTGGAAAACCTCAGGGCTAAACTTGGAAAAAGGTTTATCAATGCTGGTGTGGCGGAGCAGAATATGGTGGGTGTTGCAGCAGGATTTGCTCATAAAGGATATAAAGTTTTTTGCTACAGCATTGCTCCATTTATTGTATACCGTTGTCTGGAACAATTCCGTAATGACGTATGCTTTAACAATTTACCTGTTTTTTTGGTTGGTAATGGTGGTGGATACGGTTATGGAATCATGGGAAGCAGCCATCATGCTATCGAAGATATCGCTTGCCTGAGCGGCCAGCAGAATGCAAATATCTGGGTTCCGGCATTTGCAGATGAAGTTGAACCGGTTTTACGTCAGATAACAATAGATGCACGTCCGGCTTATCTTCGTTTAGGGGCAGGAAAAACAACACCTGAAAACGCCTATCCAACAGGTTCATTTAAAGTAATACACAAAGCAGAACATGCAGAAGTGACTATTTTTGCTTTGGGGCCTATTGCCAACAATGTTATGTCTGCTTTGGACATGGCTGATGATCTGTCATCCAAAGTAAATGTTATCACAGCTTTGCATTTTCCATTACAAATTGAGCCGGATTTATTCGAATTGATTGCAAAAACATCTCATTTACTCGTTGCAGAAGAGCATGTGAGCATTGGTGGACTGGCTCAGCAATTATCTGTGCAGTTGATGGAAAAAGGAATTTTTCCGCGCTCTTTTAAAAGTATACGTGCCGAAGGTTACCCAAATGGAAAATACGGTAGCCAATCGTATCATCAGAAACTTTCTGGACTTGATCCCGAGTCTTTGCTTTCCCATATTAACCAACTAATGATCCCGGCATGA
- a CDS encoding transketolase translates to MTIEEILSDPKPLSGELRLKILGLYHQANAGHIGCSLSCIDLMISVLFLNKSPEDTFILSKGHAAAALYACLNTLGEITDEELSTFYTDGTTLPAHPAPRQYKGIPFATGSLGHGLPIATGIAHAAKIADEESYSFALLSDGETNEGTTWEAAHYAIQNQLDNLFMLVDKNGLQGFDSTDKVLGETASVEKWKAIGFETVEVDGHDIVSLNETIKELKGHKNGLPKAIIAQTVKGKGVSYMENKLEWHYLPMNTEQYQQATLEIKERYLNELTNA, encoded by the coding sequence ATGACCATAGAAGAAATATTAAGTGATCCAAAACCGCTCAGCGGAGAGCTAAGGCTTAAAATATTGGGTTTATATCATCAGGCAAATGCCGGGCATATAGGCTGCTCTTTAAGCTGTATTGACTTAATGATTTCCGTATTGTTTCTTAATAAATCCCCCGAAGACACGTTTATTTTATCCAAAGGCCATGCTGCTGCGGCACTTTACGCATGCCTGAACACCCTTGGCGAAATAACCGACGAAGAACTGAGCACCTTTTATACGGACGGGACTACGCTTCCGGCCCACCCTGCCCCAAGACAATATAAAGGAATCCCTTTTGCAACCGGCTCACTAGGACACGGCTTACCCATAGCCACCGGAATTGCCCATGCAGCGAAAATTGCGGATGAAGAAAGTTATTCATTTGCCCTGCTTTCGGATGGTGAAACGAACGAAGGAACTACTTGGGAAGCAGCTCATTATGCTATTCAAAATCAATTGGATAATCTGTTTATGCTGGTTGATAAAAATGGTTTGCAGGGATTTGATTCTACTGATAAAGTGCTGGGAGAAACAGCTTCTGTTGAAAAATGGAAAGCTATCGGTTTTGAAACGGTAGAAGTCGACGGACATGACATTGTGTCCCTGAATGAAACAATAAAGGAATTAAAAGGCCATAAAAACGGATTACCAAAGGCAATTATCGCGCAAACGGTAAAAGGCAAAGGTGTTTCTTACATGGAAAATAAACTGGAATGGCATTACCTGCCCATGAACACAGAACAATATCAGCAGGCCACTCTGGAAATAAAGGAACGCTATCTTAATGAATTAACGAATGCTTGA
- a CDS encoding DEAD/DEAH box helicase yields MTFQELELIEPISKALTEEGYNTPTPIQSKAIPLILQQRDLLGCAQTGTGKTAAFAIPILQLLSNKPVNKTEKSRIRTLILTPTRELAIQIGESFAAYGRHTGIKHTVIFGGVGQKPQTDAIQRGVDILIATPGRLLDLINQNFIKLNQLEIFVLDEADRMLDMGFVHDVKKVIKLLPAKRQSLFFSATMPSAIMTLADTILTNPAKVEVTPVSSTADTIKQSLFYVDKSDKNSLLLHILEDATIATALVFTRTKHGADKVVKVLRKAGVTSEAIHGNKSQNARQNALKNFKSQTTRVLVATDIAARGIDVDDLTHVINYEIPNIPETYVHRIGRTGRAGAKGIALSFCDSEEKPFLKDIHKLIAKNIPIEKNHPYDTGRY; encoded by the coding sequence ATGACATTTCAAGAATTAGAACTCATTGAGCCTATTTCCAAGGCTCTGACAGAAGAAGGTTACAATACACCCACCCCAATTCAGTCAAAAGCGATCCCACTTATTTTACAGCAAAGAGATTTATTGGGTTGCGCACAAACAGGAACTGGTAAAACGGCAGCTTTCGCTATACCTATTTTACAGCTACTTAGTAATAAGCCAGTTAATAAAACAGAAAAAAGCCGGATCAGAACGCTTATTCTGACTCCAACTCGCGAACTGGCCATACAAATTGGTGAAAGTTTTGCGGCTTATGGTCGTCATACCGGTATTAAACATACCGTGATTTTTGGCGGAGTTGGCCAAAAGCCACAAACGGATGCTATACAAAGAGGTGTTGACATTTTGATTGCTACGCCAGGTCGTTTACTGGATCTGATCAACCAGAATTTCATCAAATTAAATCAGCTGGAAATTTTTGTTCTGGATGAAGCAGATCGTATGCTTGACATGGGATTTGTGCATGATGTAAAGAAGGTAATTAAATTATTGCCGGCTAAACGTCAGTCTCTTTTCTTCTCGGCCACAATGCCATCAGCAATCATGACGCTGGCCGATACGATCCTTACCAATCCTGCGAAAGTAGAGGTAACGCCTGTTTCGTCAACAGCTGACACGATCAAACAATCACTTTTTTATGTAGACAAATCGGATAAAAACTCTTTGTTGCTGCATATTTTAGAAGATGCTACAATTGCCACTGCATTGGTTTTTACCCGTACCAAACATGGTGCTGATAAAGTGGTGAAAGTTTTGCGTAAGGCAGGTGTAACCTCCGAAGCAATTCACGGCAATAAATCGCAGAATGCACGTCAGAATGCTTTGAAAAATTTCAAAAGCCAGACTACACGCGTTTTAGTTGCAACCGATATTGCAGCACGTGGTATTGATGTAGATGATCTGACACACGTAATCAACTACGAGATTCCGAATATTCCGGAAACATACGTTCACCGGATTGGAAGAACCGGACGTGCCGGAGCAAAAGGTATTGCACTATCATTTTGTGATTCAGAAGAAAAACCATTTTTAAAGGACATTCACAAACTGATCGCAAAAAATATTCCGATTGAAAAAAATCATCCATACGATACAGGAAGATATTAA
- a CDS encoding sodium:proton antiporter — translation MELYYSFSALIVLSAVFSYINARFLKLPASIGIMVIALLVSLGLLATDNIFPHTFDRITRLFLSVDLTEILMGAMLNFLLFAGAIHIHLEDLREQRMPVIIFSTVSVVISTFAIGLLMFNILPLVGMPIPFIQCLVFGALISPTDPIAVLGILKQAGVPKSLETKIAGESLFNDGMAVVVFIVMLALARGEEVNTSFGGITMLFIKEALGGIVLGLLLGFVGSQMIYRVDGYNVHVLITLAIVMGGHLAAQAMHMSGPLAMVAAGLVVGNYGKNLGGVSEMERDYIDKFWELIDEILNAILFLIIGFELLLIPDLKQYGLIGVITIAVVLFARFISIYLPVKLIPFKNRFGRKSITILVWGGLRGGVSIALALSIDDGLNKDLLLAITYFVVLFSIIVQGLTVGKLTKKMENL, via the coding sequence ATGGAGTTATATTATTCGTTTTCAGCTTTAATCGTTCTTTCTGCCGTTTTTTCATACATTAATGCCCGTTTTTTAAAACTACCAGCTTCCATAGGAATTATGGTTATTGCGTTGCTGGTTTCCTTGGGGCTTCTCGCTACCGATAATATTTTTCCGCATACTTTTGACCGTATCACGAGGCTTTTTTTAAGTGTGGATCTTACAGAGATTTTAATGGGTGCCATGCTTAATTTTTTGCTTTTTGCAGGCGCTATTCATATACATCTTGAAGACCTGCGTGAGCAACGTATGCCGGTAATCATATTTTCAACAGTAAGCGTAGTCATTTCTACTTTTGCAATCGGATTATTAATGTTTAATATCCTTCCGTTGGTAGGCATGCCCATTCCTTTTATTCAGTGTCTGGTATTTGGGGCGTTGATATCACCGACTGATCCTATTGCAGTACTTGGTATCCTGAAACAGGCCGGCGTTCCAAAATCATTGGAAACAAAAATTGCCGGTGAGTCTTTGTTTAATGATGGAATGGCCGTTGTTGTATTTATTGTAATGCTTGCTTTGGCAAGAGGAGAGGAGGTAAATACATCTTTCGGCGGTATTACCATGCTTTTCATTAAGGAAGCTTTGGGAGGAATTGTTTTGGGATTATTGTTAGGCTTCGTGGGCTCACAAATGATCTATCGCGTAGATGGATACAATGTACACGTGCTTATCACGCTTGCAATTGTGATGGGCGGCCATCTGGCAGCTCAGGCAATGCACATGTCCGGACCCTTGGCTATGGTTGCAGCAGGTTTGGTTGTGGGTAATTATGGTAAAAATCTGGGAGGTGTGTCTGAAATGGAGCGGGATTACATTGATAAATTCTGGGAGCTGATCGATGAAATATTAAATGCTATTTTGTTCCTGATCATCGGATTTGAGTTACTGCTGATACCTGACCTTAAACAATATGGACTGATTGGTGTGATTACGATTGCGGTTGTTCTTTTTGCCAGATTTATCTCAATTTACTTACCGGTAAAGCTGATTCCCTTCAAAAATCGTTTTGGACGGAAATCTATTACGATACTCGTTTGGGGTGGATTGCGTGGAGGCGTTTCAATAGCACTGGCGTTGTCCATTGATGATGGTTTAAATAAGGATCTGCTTTTGGCAATTACTTATTTTGTAGTGTTGTTCTCTATTATTGTTCAGGGACTTACAGTTGGGAAACTGACCAAGAAAATGGAAAATCTGTAG
- a CDS encoding M14 family metallopeptidase produces MQLFRLLLFVLVSLPVVAQYQTRFEKSGGKQTPTYEEGIAFYQKLGKDFPQIQIAEKGPTDSGKPLHLVLYSRNKSFDIKKLKAQGKAILLVNNAIHPGEPDGVDASMMLLRDIALNPAKFPELDSVVLAIIPFYNIGGVLNRNSTTRTNQDGPEEYGFRGNARDYDLNRDFIKSDTRNARSFAAIFHELDPDLFADTHVSNGADYQYVMTLDYAQKDKIGGSLGEFNDKVFLPYMYKHLKEAGYEATPYVNAWGQTPDKGFVQFPDWPRYSTGYAALFHTIGVMTETHMLKPYDQRVKSTYAYLYGNLKVLSLYRKQLLQLRKDTKEAVKIQGKFAVTWQINKEKHTDISFKGFEPEILKSKISGANRLYYNRDKPFTKTIPFYDTYEPVDVVDKPVAYIIPQGWFNVIDLLKLNQVKITQLEKDQELEVEVYKIQDYESPKSPFEGHYWHTSVNLNKEIKKITFKKGDWYIPVNQSVNRYIIETLEPKAVDSFFKWNFFDTILQAKEHFSGYVFEDLAAEMLEKSPELRKKLDDKRNSDPEFAKSGEAQLNFIYDNSPYREKEYMRYPVFRLMK; encoded by the coding sequence ATGCAACTTTTCCGCCTTCTACTCTTTGTGCTGGTTTCTCTGCCTGTGGTAGCTCAATATCAGACCAGGTTTGAAAAAAGCGGCGGGAAGCAAACGCCGACTTATGAAGAGGGTATTGCATTTTATCAAAAATTAGGCAAAGATTTTCCTCAGATTCAAATTGCAGAAAAAGGTCCGACGGATAGCGGCAAGCCTTTACATTTAGTACTATATTCCAGAAATAAATCCTTTGATATCAAAAAACTGAAAGCGCAGGGAAAAGCAATTTTGCTTGTGAACAATGCGATCCATCCTGGTGAGCCTGATGGTGTGGACGCGTCGATGATGCTTTTACGTGATATTGCTTTAAACCCTGCCAAATTCCCGGAACTGGACAGTGTAGTTTTAGCCATTATTCCATTTTATAATATCGGCGGAGTTTTAAACAGAAACAGTACAACACGGACCAATCAGGACGGGCCGGAAGAATATGGTTTTCGTGGTAATGCGCGGGATTATGACCTGAACCGTGATTTTATCAAAAGTGATACGCGTAATGCGAGAAGTTTTGCAGCTATTTTTCATGAACTTGATCCTGATCTTTTTGCTGACACACATGTAAGCAATGGAGCAGATTATCAATATGTCATGACTTTGGATTATGCACAGAAAGACAAAATAGGCGGCTCCTTAGGAGAATTTAACGACAAGGTTTTCCTGCCTTACATGTACAAACATTTGAAAGAAGCTGGTTACGAGGCAACACCATATGTAAACGCATGGGGACAAACTCCGGATAAGGGTTTTGTTCAGTTCCCCGATTGGCCACGCTATTCGACCGGATATGCCGCACTTTTTCATACCATTGGTGTAATGACAGAAACGCACATGCTGAAACCCTATGACCAACGTGTAAAATCAACATATGCCTATTTATACGGAAATCTAAAAGTACTTTCCTTATATCGAAAACAGCTTTTGCAGCTTCGTAAAGACACCAAAGAAGCAGTGAAAATCCAGGGAAAATTTGCCGTTACATGGCAGATTAATAAGGAAAAACATACCGATATTTCGTTCAAAGGATTTGAGCCTGAAATATTAAAAAGTAAAATTAGCGGTGCCAACAGGCTTTACTACAACCGCGATAAACCTTTTACCAAAACAATTCCTTTCTACGACACCTATGAGCCTGTCGACGTTGTCGACAAACCGGTTGCTTATATCATTCCGCAAGGATGGTTTAATGTGATTGATCTGCTGAAACTAAATCAGGTTAAAATTACCCAACTTGAAAAAGACCAGGAACTGGAAGTGGAAGTGTATAAAATTCAGGATTACGAATCTCCAAAATCTCCTTTTGAAGGACATTACTGGCATACGAGTGTAAACTTAAATAAAGAAATTAAAAAGATAACTTTCAAAAAGGGAGACTGGTATATACCTGTAAATCAATCCGTAAACCGTTACATTATTGAAACCCTTGAACCAAAAGCAGTCGATTCTTTTTTCAAATGGAATTTCTTTGACACCATTTTACAGGCAAAAGAACATTTTTCCGGTTATGTATTTGAAGACCTGGCTGCTGAGATGTTAGAAAAATCACCTGAATTGAGAAAGAAACTGGATGACAAAAGAAATTCAGATCCTGAATTTGCCAAAAGCGGTGAAGCCCAACTGAATTTTATATACGACAACTCGCCATACAGGGAAAAAGAATACATGCGCTATCCTGTATTCAGATTGATGAAGTAG
- a CDS encoding glycosyltransferase family 2 protein translates to MSFLLSIVMPAYNEQDCIEKVVYNWTNFLKNRFPNDNTTLIVINDGSKDNTKVLLDKLEKEVTNLTVVNQKNGGHGNAVVNGYHKALELGSQYVFQTDSDDQFVSEDFDKLWNKRDQSQFILGYREVRHDAGVRLFITKFLRGTISLVYGTYIMDSNIPFRLIKGTFLQKLMDQLPNPEPFAPNIFLSVMAKKSGQETFDIPITHKDRETGEVSIVKWNLWKVCIRSFKELLRFRQELNQKVKAIRA, encoded by the coding sequence ATGTCGTTCCTTTTAAGCATTGTAATGCCCGCATACAACGAACAGGATTGTATAGAAAAAGTAGTATATAACTGGACTAATTTTTTAAAAAATAGATTTCCTAATGATAATACCACATTGATTGTAATCAATGATGGCTCTAAAGACAACACAAAAGTCCTTCTGGATAAACTTGAAAAGGAAGTAACTAACCTAACAGTTGTAAATCAAAAAAACGGTGGCCATGGTAATGCAGTTGTAAATGGCTATCACAAAGCACTGGAACTTGGTTCGCAATATGTATTTCAAACAGATAGTGACGACCAGTTTGTATCGGAAGATTTTGATAAATTATGGAACAAACGAGATCAATCCCAGTTCATTTTAGGTTATCGTGAAGTAAGGCATGATGCAGGTGTACGCCTGTTCATTACCAAATTCCTGCGTGGTACGATTTCGCTCGTGTATGGGACATATATCATGGACAGTAATATACCTTTCCGTTTGATTAAAGGCACATTTCTTCAAAAACTGATGGATCAGCTGCCTAATCCGGAACCATTTGCTCCAAATATTTTTTTATCAGTAATGGCAAAAAAATCAGGTCAGGAAACTTTTGATATACCCATTACCCATAAAGATCGTGAAACAGGAGAAGTTTCGATTGTAAAATGGAACTTATGGAAGGTTTGTATCCGAAGCTTTAAAGAATTATTGCGCTTTCGCCAGGAGCTTAATCAAAAAGTAAAAGCGATTCGTGCTTAA